A section of the Kribbella sp. HUAS MG21 genome encodes:
- a CDS encoding serine protease: MTGKKQVVRAALAAGALTVASLGAVALGGPASAAQAPDGPKTRIVGGSLAHTADTPWAIQLSNSGSPDPTGEWCGATLVKANKIVTAAHCAQEAAATYTAIQGRDVLSDTSVGKESKISSIWVDPEYGKSPAHDVAVMTLATPFEGVPTLALETDKAADAAGAGSVVYGWGETEGTGPANTFQKVDVPVLGDAYCEKAYASEGYTADGEICAGYEEGGKDSCQGDSGGPLVLNGRLFGVVSWGVGCADAGNPGVYAEVATYAAALQQQIDS; this comes from the coding sequence ATGACAGGAAAGAAGCAGGTGGTCCGTGCTGCCCTCGCAGCCGGCGCACTGACCGTGGCGTCCCTCGGCGCGGTGGCCCTCGGCGGCCCCGCGTCGGCCGCGCAGGCGCCCGACGGACCGAAGACCCGGATCGTCGGCGGTTCGCTCGCCCATACCGCCGACACGCCCTGGGCGATCCAGCTGTCGAACAGCGGCTCCCCCGATCCGACCGGCGAGTGGTGCGGCGCGACGCTGGTGAAGGCGAACAAGATCGTCACCGCCGCGCACTGCGCCCAGGAGGCCGCGGCCACCTACACCGCGATCCAGGGCCGCGACGTCCTGAGCGACACGTCGGTCGGCAAGGAGTCGAAGATCAGCAGCATCTGGGTCGACCCGGAGTACGGCAAGTCGCCCGCGCACGACGTCGCCGTGATGACGCTGGCGACGCCGTTCGAGGGCGTGCCGACGCTGGCCCTGGAGACCGACAAGGCCGCCGACGCGGCCGGTGCCGGGTCCGTCGTGTACGGCTGGGGCGAGACCGAGGGGACCGGACCGGCCAACACGTTCCAGAAGGTCGACGTACCGGTGCTCGGCGACGCGTACTGCGAGAAGGCGTACGCGAGCGAGGGCTACACCGCCGACGGCGAGATCTGCGCCGGGTACGAGGAAGGCGGCAAGGACTCCTGCCAGGGTGACTCCGGCGGGCCGCTGGTGCTGAACGGCCGCCTGTTCGGCGTCGTCTCCTGGGGCGTCGGCTGCGCGGACGCCGGCAACCCGGGCGTGTACGCCGAGGTCGCGACGTACGCCGCCGCACTGCAGCAGCAGATCGACAGCTGA
- the raiA gene encoding ribosome-associated translation inhibitor RaiA, with protein MDVVVKGHHCEVSDRFRQYVEEKLERIEKVDHRVLRCEVEVSQEKNPRQHDRAMRVELTMYTKGPVVRAEATGETKQAAFDVCLDRLRSQVRKAADRRRVHRGERTPEGLRHVNAKQPLNGTAPVVEEPAAEEEVATHKYGSLTVTGDGPLVMREKTHTAKPMTLDQALYELELVGHDFYLFVDADENQPSVVYRRRGYDYGVIRLAV; from the coding sequence GTGGACGTCGTTGTCAAGGGTCATCACTGCGAGGTCAGTGACCGCTTCCGGCAGTACGTCGAGGAAAAACTCGAGCGAATCGAGAAGGTCGATCATCGGGTACTGCGGTGCGAGGTGGAAGTCAGCCAGGAGAAGAACCCGCGACAGCACGATCGGGCGATGCGTGTCGAGCTCACCATGTACACCAAGGGTCCGGTCGTCCGCGCCGAGGCAACCGGCGAGACCAAGCAGGCGGCGTTCGACGTCTGCCTGGACCGGCTCCGGTCCCAGGTCCGCAAGGCGGCCGACCGGCGCCGGGTGCACCGGGGTGAGCGGACGCCGGAAGGCCTCCGGCACGTGAACGCGAAGCAGCCGCTCAACGGCACCGCACCCGTAGTGGAGGAACCAGCCGCCGAGGAAGAGGTGGCGACGCACAAGTACGGATCCCTCACGGTCACCGGCGACGGTCCGCTGGTGATGCGGGAGAAGACTCACACCGCCAAGCCGATGACCCTGGACCAGGCGCTCTACGAGCTCGAACTGGTCGGGCACGACTTCTACCTGTTCGTCGACGCCGACGAGAACCAGCCCAGCGTCGTGTACCGCCGCCGCGGCTACGACTACGGCGTGATCCGGCTCGCCGTCTAG
- a CDS encoding phosphoribosyltransferase family protein, whose protein sequence is MVVRDAFVDLVLGGRCAGCERPGVTLCGGCRRLLTGLTPFRHWPDPRPPGLAPPTAAAPYAGELRNLVLAHKEHARYALAAPLGRLLADVVRTALGDRRAAWLCPVPSSRATVRRRGHDPLGRMTRAAVRSLRRQGIDARAAFALRVVRRPDDQAGLSAERRTANLDGAFGLRSRWAETLSGQPVLLVDDVITTGSTLSEAGRALESGGIRVLGCAVLAATARRAASGS, encoded by the coding sequence GTGGTCGTGCGGGACGCGTTCGTGGATCTGGTGCTGGGCGGGCGCTGCGCGGGGTGCGAGCGGCCCGGCGTCACTCTCTGTGGTGGTTGCCGTCGGCTACTGACCGGTCTGACTCCGTTCCGTCATTGGCCCGACCCGCGACCGCCGGGACTCGCGCCGCCGACCGCTGCCGCGCCGTACGCCGGGGAGCTCCGCAACCTGGTCCTGGCGCACAAGGAGCACGCCCGGTACGCCCTGGCCGCGCCGCTCGGCCGGCTGCTGGCGGACGTCGTACGGACGGCGCTCGGGGACCGGCGCGCCGCCTGGCTGTGCCCGGTGCCGTCGTCGCGGGCAACCGTCCGGCGGCGCGGGCACGACCCGCTCGGGCGGATGACGAGGGCCGCCGTCAGATCCCTGCGCAGGCAGGGAATCGACGCCCGGGCGGCCTTCGCGCTGCGCGTCGTCAGGCGTCCCGACGACCAGGCGGGGCTGTCCGCGGAACGCCGTACCGCCAATCTGGACGGGGCTTTCGGGCTGCGTTCGCGCTGGGCTGAAACGCTGAGCGGTCAACCGGTCCTGCTGGTCGACGACGTGATCACCACCGGTTCCACGCTCAGCGAGGCCGGTCGCGCCTTGGAATCGGGCGGGATCCGGGTCCTCGGGTGTGCGGTGCTGGCCGCCACGGCGCGGCGCGCGGCGTCTGGTTCATGA
- a CDS encoding LpqB family beta-propeller domain-containing protein has translation MKRKLLVALLSVAMLAGCAAVPTKGTIRYGDRQGSAPDLGGVGVEAKPPRPNVDEMAIVSGFLEAMSDSQAYDVARQYMTPEAAGNWKPESQTVVYDQRPESLTRKGDGIQLSARKIATIGERGEWIPAPEKARADFFFKLRKVDNQWRVDSPPPGAYLGSNQVDLKLAPRDLYFFNQSRELLVPDPVYLPQNLPSGQAATQLIQELLKGPTSRLGNGVVTIAPPGTEVQVSVPVDLGVATVALNDTAGSLRDQDRRLLAAQIVWTLNQLNLRAKITVGGAPLLPDEPDVLPFANFSQYDPQVPGGSVTRLYGLLRDRPHRIVGLDGSSDIAPQLLNAGPLAEYKAQSFAVNLTGDTGAIVTLDGDKLYYGPLEPTDKDAKATPIELDGETLPPSFDRQDNLWFLDQAESDKPRLRLRDHEGKLRPVQVDFNGDTPVALRMAPDGVRALLVMRQKGTNLNYVQTATVQTETGTKQLMLRQLRPLQLALSNITDAAWNKQGIIVIGAGTSGPQVWLVNTDGSSLQLLPGSTPDFTPDRVASNPNKDTLPVIQDDAGHIHWLSKDLLWVSMDADDNKSVIIPTYPG, from the coding sequence GTGAAGCGCAAACTCCTCGTGGCGCTGCTGTCGGTGGCGATGCTCGCCGGCTGTGCGGCCGTCCCGACCAAGGGCACCATCCGGTACGGCGACCGGCAGGGCTCGGCGCCGGACCTGGGCGGCGTCGGCGTCGAGGCGAAGCCACCGCGGCCGAACGTCGACGAGATGGCCATCGTCAGCGGCTTCCTGGAGGCCATGTCGGACTCCCAGGCGTACGACGTCGCGCGGCAGTACATGACGCCCGAAGCGGCCGGCAACTGGAAGCCGGAGTCGCAGACGGTGGTGTACGACCAGCGTCCCGAGTCGCTCACCCGCAAGGGCGACGGGATCCAGTTGTCCGCCCGGAAGATCGCCACCATCGGCGAGCGCGGCGAGTGGATCCCGGCGCCCGAGAAGGCCCGGGCGGACTTCTTCTTCAAGCTGCGCAAGGTCGACAACCAGTGGCGGGTCGACTCGCCGCCGCCGGGCGCGTACCTCGGCAGCAACCAGGTGGACCTGAAACTCGCTCCCCGGGACCTGTACTTCTTCAACCAGTCGCGGGAGCTGCTGGTCCCCGACCCGGTCTACCTGCCGCAGAACCTGCCGTCCGGCCAGGCGGCGACACAGCTGATCCAGGAGCTGCTGAAGGGCCCGACCAGCCGGCTCGGCAACGGCGTCGTCACGATCGCGCCGCCCGGTACCGAGGTGCAGGTGTCCGTGCCGGTCGACCTCGGCGTGGCCACCGTCGCGCTGAACGACACCGCCGGCTCGCTCCGCGACCAGGACCGGCGGCTGCTCGCGGCCCAGATCGTCTGGACGCTCAACCAGCTCAACCTCCGGGCCAAGATCACCGTCGGCGGCGCGCCGCTGCTGCCGGACGAGCCCGACGTGCTGCCGTTCGCGAACTTCAGCCAGTACGACCCGCAGGTGCCGGGCGGGTCGGTGACCAGGCTGTACGGGCTGCTGCGGGACAGGCCGCACCGGATCGTCGGACTCGACGGCTCCTCCGACATCGCCCCGCAACTGCTGAACGCCGGTCCGCTGGCCGAGTACAAGGCGCAGTCCTTCGCCGTGAACCTGACCGGTGACACCGGTGCGATCGTCACCCTCGACGGGGACAAGCTGTACTACGGGCCGCTGGAGCCGACGGACAAGGACGCCAAGGCGACACCGATCGAACTCGACGGCGAGACCCTGCCGCCGAGCTTCGACCGCCAGGACAACCTGTGGTTCCTGGACCAGGCCGAGAGCGACAAGCCGCGGCTGCGGCTCCGGGACCACGAAGGCAAGCTCAGGCCGGTCCAGGTCGACTTCAACGGCGACACCCCGGTGGCGCTGCGGATGGCGCCGGACGGCGTCCGGGCGCTGCTCGTGATGCGGCAGAAGGGCACCAACCTGAACTACGTCCAGACCGCCACCGTGCAGACCGAGACCGGGACCAAGCAGCTGATGCTGCGTCAGCTCCGGCCGCTGCAGCTCGCGCTCAGCAACATCACCGACGCGGCCTGGAACAAGCAGGGCATCATCGTGATCGGCGCGGGCACCTCCGGGCCCCAGGTCTGGCTGGTCAACACCGACGGGTCCAGCCTGCAGCTGCTGCCCGGCTCGACGCCGGACTTCACCCCCGATCGCGTCGCCTCGAACCCGAACAAGGACACCCTCCCGGTGATCCAGGACGACGCGGGCCACATCCACTGGCTCAGCAAGGACCTGCTCTGGGTCTCGATGGACGCCGACGACAACAAGTCCGTCATCATCCCGACCTACCCCGGCTGA
- the mtrB gene encoding MtrAB system histidine kinase MtrB, producing the protein MIEPGQGAGSQTGQQAPPEQEVAESRGTELEVTAAAADWSAQPPPLWRTHPKHWPDAWRRSIQARIVTGTLLMSTLVLILVGWVMMSQVTDGVLESRRTSAQAEVRAQLQQLSVTIDAATPNTINQELSKLVLGSNRPGLYDVLLVPTDQAASNAIRYTGLVDSDSIPQPLASSVVSDDTKLWDTYTQINYRDRPSVPGLVIGSQLRIDSTGDRYAIYFLFPLTAQQETLDVVQRALVTAGLLLIVLLGAVAWLVTRQVVTPVRMARRIAERLAAGKLEERMQVRGTDDLARLAVSFNKMASNLQRQIRRLEELSRLQRRFVSDVSHELRTPLTTVRMAADLLHESRDQFDPMSRRSVELLQNELNRFEELLADLLEISRFDAGAAALDLEDVDLRDIVNRVLENHETLLERKGCPVELDMPAPCRAKVDSRRIERILRNLIGNAIEHSEGLPIRISTAYDDDAAAVAVRDHGIGFRPEEAEMVFSRFWRADPARARTTGGTGLGLSIALEDARLHGGRLDAWGSPGDGAYFRLTLPRRPDVALTGSPLPARPADASRVVTELVDVGAPYQKLSSGGEEK; encoded by the coding sequence GTGATCGAGCCGGGCCAGGGCGCCGGGTCGCAGACGGGGCAGCAGGCCCCGCCCGAGCAGGAGGTGGCCGAGTCCCGCGGGACGGAGCTGGAGGTGACCGCCGCCGCGGCGGACTGGTCTGCCCAGCCGCCGCCGCTGTGGCGCACCCACCCGAAGCACTGGCCGGACGCCTGGCGGCGCTCCATCCAGGCCCGGATCGTCACCGGCACCCTGCTGATGTCGACGCTGGTCCTGATCCTGGTCGGCTGGGTGATGATGAGCCAGGTCACCGACGGCGTCCTGGAATCCCGCCGTACCAGCGCCCAGGCAGAGGTGCGGGCGCAGCTCCAGCAGCTGTCCGTGACGATCGACGCCGCCACGCCCAACACCATCAACCAGGAGCTGTCCAAGCTGGTCCTCGGCTCCAACCGCCCGGGCCTGTACGACGTCCTGCTGGTGCCGACCGACCAGGCGGCGTCGAACGCGATCCGCTACACCGGACTCGTCGACAGCGACTCGATCCCGCAGCCGCTGGCCTCCTCGGTGGTGAGCGACGACACGAAGCTCTGGGACACCTACACGCAGATCAACTACCGGGACCGCCCCAGCGTCCCGGGGCTCGTCATCGGCTCCCAGCTCCGCATCGACTCCACCGGCGACCGGTACGCGATCTACTTCCTCTTCCCGCTCACAGCACAGCAGGAGACGCTGGACGTCGTACAGCGCGCTCTGGTGACCGCAGGTCTGTTGCTGATCGTGCTGCTCGGCGCGGTGGCCTGGCTGGTCACCCGGCAGGTCGTGACACCGGTGCGGATGGCCAGGCGGATCGCTGAGCGGCTGGCGGCCGGCAAGCTCGAGGAGCGGATGCAGGTCCGCGGCACCGACGACCTGGCGCGGCTGGCCGTGTCGTTCAACAAGATGGCCTCCAACCTGCAGCGGCAGATCCGCCGGCTGGAGGAGCTGTCCCGGCTGCAGCGCCGGTTCGTGTCGGACGTGTCGCACGAGCTGCGCACGCCGCTGACCACGGTGCGGATGGCTGCCGACCTGCTGCACGAGAGCCGCGACCAGTTCGACCCGATGAGCCGCAGGTCCGTGGAGCTGCTGCAGAACGAGCTCAACCGGTTCGAGGAGCTGCTCGCCGACCTGCTCGAGATCAGCAGGTTCGACGCCGGAGCGGCTGCCCTCGACCTGGAGGACGTGGACCTGCGCGACATCGTCAACCGGGTCCTGGAGAACCACGAGACCCTGCTGGAGCGCAAGGGCTGCCCGGTCGAGCTGGACATGCCGGCGCCGTGCCGCGCGAAGGTGGACTCCCGCCGGATCGAGCGGATCCTGCGCAACCTGATCGGCAACGCCATCGAGCACAGCGAGGGCCTGCCGATCCGGATCAGCACGGCGTACGACGACGACGCTGCCGCGGTGGCGGTCCGCGACCACGGGATCGGGTTCCGTCCCGAGGAGGCGGAGATGGTGTTCAGCCGGTTCTGGCGCGCCGATCCGGCCCGGGCCCGGACCACCGGCGGCACCGGCCTGGGCCTGTCGATCGCGCTGGAGGACGCCCGGCTGCACGGCGGCCGGCTGGACGCGTGGGGCTCGCCCGGCGACGGCGCCTACTTCCGGCTGACGCTGCCGCGCCGGCCGGACGTCGCGCTCACCGGTTCGCCGCTGCCCGCGCGCCCCGCGGACGCGAGCCGCGTCGTCACCGAGCTGGTCGACGTCGGAGCGCCGTACCAGAAGCTGAGCAGCGGTGGTGAGGAGAAGTGA
- the mtrA gene encoding MtrAB system response regulator MtrA, whose translation MRGRILIVDDDTALSEMLSIVLRNEGYDTYLCATGDKAVPAFREFKPDLLLLDLMLPGMDGIDVCRAIRAESGVPIVMLTAKSDTVDVVLGLESGADDYVVKPFKPKELVARIRARLRRMDEPGPESLTIGDLTIDVAGHSVKRAGETIQLTPLEFDLLVCLASKPWQVFTREVLLEQVWGYRHAADTRLVNVHVQRLRSKIEKDPEHPEIVVTVRGVGYKAGAD comes from the coding sequence ATGCGGGGCCGCATCCTCATCGTCGACGACGACACCGCGTTGTCGGAGATGCTCAGCATCGTGCTGCGCAACGAGGGCTACGACACCTATCTGTGTGCGACCGGTGACAAAGCGGTACCGGCGTTCCGCGAGTTCAAGCCCGACCTGCTGCTGCTCGACCTGATGCTGCCCGGGATGGACGGGATCGACGTCTGCCGCGCGATCCGGGCCGAGTCCGGCGTTCCGATCGTGATGCTGACCGCCAAGAGCGACACGGTGGACGTGGTGCTCGGGCTGGAGTCGGGTGCCGACGACTACGTGGTCAAGCCGTTCAAGCCGAAGGAGCTGGTGGCCCGGATCCGGGCCCGGCTGCGCCGGATGGACGAGCCCGGTCCGGAGTCGCTGACGATCGGCGACCTCACCATCGATGTCGCCGGCCACTCGGTGAAGCGGGCCGGCGAGACGATCCAGCTGACGCCGCTGGAGTTCGACCTGCTGGTCTGCCTGGCGTCGAAGCCCTGGCAGGTGTTCACCCGCGAGGTGCTGCTGGAGCAGGTCTGGGGGTACCGGCACGCCGCCGACACCCGGCTGGTCAACGTGCACGTCCAGCGGCTGCGCTCCAAGATCGAGAAGGACCCTGAACACCCCGAGATCGTGGTCACGGTCCGCGGTGTCGGATACAAGGCTGGTGCGGACTGA
- a CDS encoding DUF4129 domain-containing protein → MEWITELLDSLNGSSPNGHAGLAMLIGLLLLIVVVVLWRAGVLRTSHKTKSQAVFDTARPLRAAEYRAQAEREAASGEFAQAIRSRFRACVAELTERTVLDERPGRTAYEVVADASQAAPVLREVLQPAALVFTEVVYGNRPGTPQRYAAVVAADDAARTARVSV, encoded by the coding sequence ATGGAGTGGATCACCGAACTGCTGGACAGCCTCAACGGCTCCTCGCCGAACGGCCACGCCGGTCTGGCCATGCTGATCGGTCTGCTGCTGCTGATCGTGGTCGTGGTGCTCTGGCGGGCCGGTGTCCTGCGTACCAGCCACAAGACGAAGTCCCAGGCCGTGTTCGACACCGCCCGTCCGCTGCGCGCAGCGGAGTACCGTGCGCAGGCTGAGCGGGAGGCGGCGTCCGGTGAGTTCGCCCAGGCGATCCGCAGTCGCTTCCGGGCGTGCGTGGCCGAGCTGACCGAGCGGACCGTGCTGGACGAGCGGCCGGGCCGCACGGCGTACGAGGTGGTCGCCGACGCGTCGCAAGCGGCGCCAGTACTGCGTGAAGTGCTGCAGCCGGCCGCCCTGGTGTTCACGGAGGTTGTCTACGGCAACCGTCCGGGGACGCCGCAGCGGTACGCCGCTGTAGTGGCTGCCGACGACGCCGCACGGACTGCCCGGGTGAGCGTATGA
- a CDS encoding DUF4350 domain-containing protein, translating into MSTSVAQSVGESWRALRTPLLVTGLIVLAAIGLLIATSARTSGPFSPDSTESGGARALAALLENHNVEVHSTESLEDAVRPGDGKALLIGPSGSLNESDWRRIADARWSHVILIRPGSRALSALAPGVRSTGDSLASRSREARCDLPAAVKAGTVTVGGPTYSAPEGAITCYGNGINHTVVRLEVDGRTVDVVGTPASFTNDQLADDGNAALALNLIGTHQELTWYLPQYESTYNGPDEDEGPPLIPPDVRYIAWALAFAVLVVAIWRGRRLGPVVAERLPVIVHAAETTEGRARLYRRSRARDRAAAALRESALGQLHKAHGIPRRAEPAAVVATVAARTGRDPAMLYELLYGLPPLTDAALMSLSQELDVLTQEVRHP; encoded by the coding sequence ATGAGTACGTCGGTCGCGCAGAGCGTTGGTGAGAGCTGGCGGGCGTTGCGGACGCCCCTGCTGGTCACAGGACTGATCGTGCTCGCCGCAATCGGCCTGCTGATCGCTACCTCGGCCCGGACGTCAGGGCCTTTCAGCCCGGACTCCACGGAGTCAGGCGGGGCACGTGCCCTGGCTGCGTTGCTGGAGAACCACAACGTCGAGGTGCACAGCACGGAGTCGCTGGAGGACGCCGTACGGCCAGGTGACGGCAAGGCGCTCCTCATCGGGCCCTCTGGTTCGCTGAACGAGTCCGACTGGCGCCGGATCGCGGACGCGCGGTGGAGCCACGTCATCCTGATCCGTCCGGGCAGCCGGGCGCTGTCCGCGCTCGCGCCGGGCGTGCGGTCGACGGGCGACTCGCTGGCGTCCCGGAGCCGTGAGGCGCGCTGCGATCTCCCGGCAGCGGTCAAGGCCGGCACCGTCACCGTCGGCGGGCCGACGTACTCCGCTCCGGAAGGTGCGATCACTTGCTACGGCAACGGGATCAACCACACCGTGGTGCGGCTGGAGGTGGACGGCCGGACCGTCGACGTTGTCGGCACGCCGGCGTCGTTCACCAACGACCAGCTCGCGGACGACGGCAACGCGGCGCTGGCTCTCAACCTGATCGGCACGCACCAGGAGCTGACCTGGTACCTGCCGCAGTACGAGTCGACGTACAACGGGCCCGATGAGGACGAGGGCCCGCCACTGATCCCCCCGGACGTCCGCTACATCGCCTGGGCGCTCGCGTTCGCCGTACTGGTCGTAGCGATCTGGCGAGGGCGTCGGCTCGGTCCTGTCGTGGCCGAGCGGTTGCCGGTGATCGTGCACGCTGCCGAGACCACTGAGGGCAGGGCACGGCTCTACCGACGTTCCAGAGCTCGCGACCGGGCTGCGGCCGCGCTGCGCGAGTCGGCGCTCGGCCAGCTGCACAAGGCGCACGGCATCCCCCGGCGGGCGGAACCGGCGGCCGTGGTAGCTACGGTCGCCGCACGGACCGGACGCGACCCGGCCATGCTGTACGAGCTGCTGTACGGGCTGCCGCCGCTCACCGACGCCGCACTGATGTCCTTGTCCCAGGAACTCGACGTACTGACGCAGGAGGTACGACACCCGTGA
- a CDS encoding MoxR family ATPase has protein sequence MTTTEVTAEQARQALVALRTEIGKAVVGQDTAVTALVLALLCRGHVLLEGVPGTAKTLMVRALSTAMRLETKRVQFTPDLMPGDVTGSLVYDAKTSEFEFRPGPVFTNILLADEINRTPPKTQAALLEAMEERQVTVDGEPRKLPVPFVVAATQNPVEYEGTYPLPEAQLDRFLLKVTLDIPPRDAEIAVLARHAQGFDPRDLAAAGLRPVAGPEDLVAGQNAVRRVAVREDVLAYVVDLCRATRQSPSLQLGVSPRGATALLAVSRAWAWLSGRDYVIPDDVKAMARPCLRHRVQVRPEAELEGVSADAVLESVLATVPVPR, from the coding sequence GTGACGACTACCGAGGTCACCGCGGAGCAGGCCCGGCAGGCGCTGGTCGCGCTACGGACCGAGATCGGCAAGGCGGTGGTCGGCCAGGACACCGCGGTGACCGCGCTGGTGCTCGCGCTGCTCTGCCGGGGCCACGTCCTGCTGGAGGGCGTCCCGGGTACGGCGAAGACGCTGATGGTGCGGGCGCTGTCGACGGCGATGCGGCTGGAGACGAAGCGGGTGCAGTTCACGCCCGACCTGATGCCGGGTGACGTCACGGGGTCGCTGGTGTACGACGCGAAGACGAGCGAGTTCGAGTTCCGGCCGGGACCTGTGTTCACCAACATCCTGCTGGCCGACGAGATCAACCGGACGCCGCCGAAGACCCAGGCGGCGTTGCTGGAGGCCATGGAGGAGCGGCAGGTCACCGTGGACGGCGAGCCGCGGAAGCTCCCGGTGCCGTTCGTCGTGGCAGCCACGCAGAACCCGGTGGAGTACGAGGGCACGTACCCGCTGCCCGAGGCGCAGCTCGACCGCTTCCTCCTCAAGGTGACGCTGGACATCCCGCCGCGGGATGCGGAGATCGCCGTGCTGGCCCGGCACGCGCAGGGCTTCGATCCGCGTGACCTGGCCGCGGCTGGTCTGCGGCCGGTGGCCGGCCCGGAGGACCTGGTGGCCGGACAGAACGCCGTACGGCGGGTTGCGGTCCGGGAGGACGTGTTGGCGTACGTCGTGGACCTGTGTCGTGCCACGCGTCAGTCGCCGTCGCTGCAGCTCGGGGTGTCGCCGCGTGGAGCTACTGCGCTGCTGGCCGTGTCGCGGGCGTGGGCGTGGTTGTCGGGGCGCGACTACGTGATTCCGGACGACGTGAAGGCGATGGCGCGTCCTTGCCTTCGGCATCGGGTCCAGGTGCGGCCGGAGGCGGAGCTGGAGGGCGTTAGCGCGGACGCAGTACTGGAGAGCGTGCTGGCTACGGTTCCGGTGCCACGGTGA
- a CDS encoding DUF58 domain-containing protein, which translates to MVLTGRAGVLAAAGVVFVAVVMPSWSGIGVVVAAVLVVCLLDVVLAGSPRRLQFSREGDNAVRLGEQAVVNLLVTNPGRRVRGLLRDAWPPSAGVLDPPHKLDLPSGERRRLTTHLVPTRRGDRQAVRVTVRSIGPLGFAGRQGSHQVPWTVRALPPFKSRKHLPSRLARLRELDGRTALLVRGQGTEFDSLRDYVPGDDVRSIDWRATARRGNVVLRTWRPERDRQVAIVIDSGRLSAGRVGDAPRLDHAMDAALLLAALATRAGDRVSLLACDSAVRADVRRPAPEDVLPSFVNALANVEAELVQTDFRIVVSQVLERLGQRSLVVLLTGLDPAAIEESLLPVIGPLLRRHVVLLASVADPRLTELEAARSDLLEVYNAASAARTRLDRERLTATLARAGVTVVDEPPEQIAPTLADTYLALKKAGRL; encoded by the coding sequence ATGGTGCTGACGGGGCGGGCGGGAGTGCTGGCCGCGGCCGGCGTCGTCTTCGTTGCCGTGGTGATGCCGTCGTGGTCCGGGATCGGTGTGGTCGTTGCTGCGGTGCTGGTGGTGTGTCTGCTGGACGTAGTACTGGCTGGGTCGCCGCGGCGGCTGCAGTTCAGTCGTGAGGGCGACAACGCCGTACGGCTGGGCGAACAGGCTGTGGTGAACCTGCTGGTTACCAATCCGGGCCGTCGGGTGCGGGGGTTGCTGCGGGACGCCTGGCCGCCGTCGGCCGGAGTACTCGATCCGCCGCACAAGCTGGACCTCCCGTCGGGTGAGCGGCGTCGGCTGACCACGCATCTCGTGCCGACGCGGCGGGGCGATCGGCAGGCGGTCCGGGTGACTGTGCGGTCGATCGGGCCGCTGGGGTTCGCAGGTCGGCAGGGGTCGCATCAGGTGCCGTGGACTGTGCGGGCGTTGCCGCCGTTCAAGAGCCGGAAGCACCTGCCGTCGCGGCTGGCTCGGTTGCGGGAGCTGGACGGGCGTACGGCGTTGCTGGTGCGCGGGCAGGGTACCGAGTTCGACTCGCTGCGGGACTACGTGCCCGGGGACGACGTACGGAGCATCGACTGGCGGGCGACGGCGCGGCGCGGAAACGTCGTACTGCGGACGTGGCGGCCGGAGCGGGACCGGCAGGTGGCCATCGTGATCGACTCCGGGCGGCTGTCCGCGGGCCGTGTCGGGGACGCGCCGCGGCTGGACCACGCGATGGACGCGGCGCTGCTGCTGGCTGCACTCGCTACGCGTGCTGGTGACCGGGTGTCGTTGCTGGCGTGTGATTCGGCGGTGCGAGCCGACGTACGACGTCCTGCGCCGGAGGACGTGTTGCCGTCGTTCGTGAACGCGTTGGCGAACGTCGAGGCTGAGTTGGTTCAGACCGACTTCCGGATCGTCGTGTCGCAGGTGCTCGAGCGGTTGGGTCAGCGGTCGCTGGTCGTGCTGCTCACCGGGTTGGATCCGGCTGCGATCGAGGAGTCGCTGCTGCCGGTCATCGGGCCGCTGTTGCGGCGTCACGTCGTACTGCTGGCGTCTGTTGCCGATCCGCGGCTGACCGAGCTCGAGGCGGCGCGGTCGGATCTGCTGGAGGTGTACAACGCGGCGTCTGCTGCGCGCACCCGCCTCGACCGGGAGCGGCTCACCGCGACCCTGGCCCGCGCCGGCGTCACTGTGGTCGACGAGCCTCCGGAGCAGATCGCACCCACCTTGGCCGACACCTACCTGGCCCTGAAGAAGGCCGGCCGCTTGTAG